In Phycisphaerae bacterium, one genomic interval encodes:
- a CDS encoding DEAD/DEAH box helicase, producing the protein MTRDEICSKFLESVPYQLYPVQEESLLAWFECEGGILVCAPTGMGKTLIAEAAIYEALHTRQRLYYTTPLIALTEQKFREFGDLVERWGFPRSEVGFITGNRRENPDALIRVVVAEILLNHLLATDPTVADLEHVGAVVMDEFHSFNDMERGVVWELSLVLLPPHVRVMLLSATVGNPHDFADWLKNKHNRRVQVITSVERRVPLEYHWVEDRLLTEQLVQMSQGDGDACRTPALVFAFNRDECWELAEKLKGLALISNRQRQEIEAHLETCQGDLSEGVGPKLKQMLLRGVGVHHAGVLPRHKLIVEELFERKLVPLVCCTETLAAGINLPARSVVLTTLLKGKHGEKKLIPASSAHQMFGRAGRPQFDTQGHVFVTAHDDDVKIFKWRKKYDQIPAQTKDPGLLRIKKDLERKRPTRRKTEQYWSEGQFKTLIAAGPAKLFSRGMIPYSVLIFLLTRTGTLREVRDFIAKRFAGAEFIERFGKQLDFMLDNLQALSYLTRDADGEHVTLNESIYRLLNYRSVDPLFGDFIAEQLNYANADEKLLALEAVLEVPPVILRHVRIPDTVPKGPLQAQVLEPQLIAMGVTVTRPEAPPEDGPRRWVDAWEEDEEEHPPTFPEMLKIAFEAKLAAPEPAFVQPKWIAGDAFLRDGEFFKCVKALDLIKQEGLILRHLLRLVILAGEFFVRTEDPEYQRIGELATKTCARVDEKYTQRFLSEAQSMQAVMKTEGIVRASGRS; encoded by the coding sequence ATGACGCGCGACGAGATTTGCTCGAAGTTCCTGGAGTCCGTCCCGTACCAGCTCTACCCGGTGCAGGAAGAGTCGCTGCTGGCGTGGTTCGAGTGCGAGGGCGGCATCCTGGTCTGCGCGCCGACCGGCATGGGCAAGACGCTTATCGCCGAAGCCGCGATCTACGAAGCGCTGCACACGCGCCAGCGGCTGTACTACACGACGCCGCTCATCGCGCTCACCGAGCAGAAGTTCCGCGAGTTCGGCGACCTCGTCGAGCGCTGGGGCTTCCCGCGCAGCGAGGTCGGCTTCATCACCGGCAATCGCCGGGAGAACCCGGACGCGCTGATCCGCGTCGTCGTGGCCGAAATCCTGCTGAATCACCTGCTCGCCACGGACCCGACCGTCGCCGACCTGGAGCACGTCGGCGCCGTCGTCATGGACGAGTTCCACAGCTTCAACGACATGGAACGTGGCGTCGTATGGGAGCTGTCGCTCGTCCTGCTGCCGCCCCACGTGCGCGTCATGCTGCTGTCCGCGACCGTCGGCAACCCGCACGACTTCGCCGATTGGCTCAAGAACAAGCACAACCGCCGCGTGCAGGTCATCACCTCCGTCGAACGCCGCGTGCCCCTCGAATATCACTGGGTCGAGGACCGGCTGCTGACCGAGCAGCTTGTGCAGATGTCGCAGGGCGATGGCGACGCCTGCCGCACGCCGGCGCTGGTTTTCGCGTTCAATCGGGACGAATGCTGGGAATTGGCGGAAAAGCTCAAGGGGCTGGCGCTGATCTCGAACCGCCAGCGGCAGGAGATCGAGGCCCACCTGGAGACGTGTCAGGGCGACCTGTCGGAGGGCGTCGGGCCGAAGCTCAAGCAGATGCTCCTCCGCGGCGTCGGCGTGCACCACGCGGGCGTGTTGCCGCGACACAAGCTGATCGTCGAGGAATTGTTCGAGCGCAAGCTCGTGCCGCTGGTCTGCTGTACGGAGACGCTGGCGGCGGGGATCAACCTGCCGGCGCGCTCGGTTGTGCTGACGACGCTGCTGAAGGGCAAGCACGGCGAGAAGAAGCTCATTCCCGCCAGCAGCGCGCACCAGATGTTCGGCCGCGCCGGCCGGCCGCAGTTCGACACGCAGGGGCACGTTTTCGTCACGGCCCACGACGATGACGTGAAGATCTTCAAGTGGCGGAAGAAGTACGACCAGATTCCGGCCCAGACCAAGGACCCCGGCCTGCTGCGGATCAAGAAGGACCTGGAGCGCAAGCGCCCGACGCGCCGCAAGACGGAGCAGTACTGGAGCGAGGGGCAGTTCAAAACGCTGATCGCCGCCGGGCCGGCGAAACTGTTTAGCCGCGGGATGATCCCGTACTCGGTGCTCATCTTCCTGTTGACGCGGACGGGCACGCTGCGCGAGGTGCGCGACTTCATCGCCAAGCGTTTCGCCGGGGCGGAGTTCATCGAGCGGTTTGGTAAGCAGCTCGACTTCATGCTCGACAATCTGCAGGCACTAAGCTATCTCACGCGCGACGCGGACGGTGAGCACGTAACACTGAACGAGAGCATCTACCGGCTGCTGAATTACCGCAGCGTCGATCCGCTCTTCGGCGACTTCATCGCGGAGCAGCTCAACTACGCCAACGCCGACGAGAAGCTGCTCGCGCTGGAGGCCGTGCTGGAAGTACCGCCGGTGATCCTGCGGCACGTGCGGATTCCGGACACGGTCCCCAAGGGGCCGTTGCAGGCACAGGTACTGGAGCCGCAGCTCATCGCGATGGGTGTGACGGTCACGCGACCAGAAGCGCCGCCGGAGGACGGCCCGCGCCGCTGGGTGGACGCGTGGGAGGAGGACGAGGAGGAACATCCGCCGACGTTCCCGGAGATGCTGAAGATCGCGTTCGAGGCGAAGCTGGCCGCGCCCGAGCCCGCGTTCGTCCAGCCGAAGTGGATCGCCGGCGACGCGTTCCTCCGTGACGGCGAGTTTTTCAAGTGCGTGAAGGCGCTGGACCTCATCAAGCAGGAGGGGCTGATCCTGCGACACCTGCTACGCCTGGTGATTCTCGCTGGCGAGTTCTTCGTGCGGACCGAGGACCCGGAATATCAGCGCATCGGCGAACTGGCGACCAAGACCTGTGCCCGCGTGGACGAGAAGTACACGCAGCGGTTCCTGTCCGAAGCACAGAGCATGCAGGCGGTGATGAAGACCGAGGGGATAGTACGGGCGTCCGGCCGGTCATAA
- the nfi gene encoding deoxyribonuclease V (cleaves DNA at apurinic or apyrimidinic sites) has translation MRIATLHAWPRSPRAAIALQQRLAPQVRLEPVRANVHILAGADVAFSPDGQHVIAGVVVWDLQTREILEQRTARVPCRFPYVPGLLSFREVPGVVAAFRKLHTVPEVVLCDGQGLAHPRRIGLTCHIGLWLGIPTVGCAKSRLLGTYEDPPAQRGGASKLWHNGEQVGVVLRTRTGVKPLFISPGHLCDHESAVRLTLAATTKYRLPEPTRLAHQLVTAERAR, from the coding sequence ATGAGAATTGCGACCCTACATGCTTGGCCGCGCAGCCCGCGGGCCGCGATCGCCCTGCAGCAACGGCTGGCCCCGCAGGTGCGCCTCGAACCCGTGCGGGCGAATGTGCACATACTGGCCGGTGCCGACGTGGCATTTTCACCCGACGGCCAGCACGTGATCGCCGGGGTCGTCGTGTGGGACTTGCAGACGCGCGAAATCCTGGAGCAGCGGACGGCGCGCGTCCCGTGCCGCTTTCCGTATGTGCCGGGGCTGCTGAGCTTTCGCGAAGTGCCGGGCGTGGTGGCCGCGTTTCGCAAGCTGCACACGGTGCCGGAGGTGGTATTGTGCGATGGGCAGGGTCTGGCCCATCCGCGCCGCATCGGCCTGACGTGCCACATCGGCTTGTGGCTTGGCATCCCGACCGTCGGCTGCGCGAAGTCGCGGTTGCTTGGCACATATGAAGACCCGCCGGCCCAGCGCGGCGGAGCCAGCAAGCTGTGGCACAACGGCGAGCAGGTCGGCGTGGTCCTCCGGACGCGCACTGGCGTGAAACCGCTCTTCATCAGCCCGGGACATCTCTGCGATCACGAAAGCGCCGTGCGATTGACTCTCGCCGCGACGACCAAGTACCGGCTGCCGGAGCCAACCCGACTGGCGCACCAACTCGTGACGGCGGAGCGCGCGCGCTGA
- a CDS encoding zinc ribbon domain-containing protein, whose translation MDENDTYELDEYRQEEGSDLVRCAKCGALINAYARRCPECGIHFDGEAYDFAPRTGLKLPRALRWIAGAGLLLVVIAIAAALVLTYRR comes from the coding sequence GTGGACGAGAACGACACGTACGAGCTGGATGAATACCGTCAGGAAGAGGGCAGCGACCTTGTCCGCTGCGCCAAGTGCGGTGCGCTGATCAACGCGTATGCCCGCCGGTGCCCCGAATGCGGCATCCACTTCGACGGCGAAGCCTACGACTTCGCGCCGCGAACCGGTCTGAAATTGCCGCGGGCGCTGCGCTGGATTGCCGGAGCCGGCCTGCTGCTCGTGGTCATCGCGATCGCCGCGGCGCTCGTGCTAACGTACAGACGCTGA
- the ltaE gene encoding low-specificity L-threonine aldolase, with translation MTPVDLRSDTVTRPSPGMRAAIAAAEVGDDVLGDDPTVIRLQERMAGMLGQEAALYVPSGSMANQVAIRSVTEPGDEIICAEATHSYNFEAGGPAALSGVSIRPIPGFRGVFTAAEVEALVRPNNVHYPRSRMVIIENTNNRGGGSIWPVEQVAEIHAVARRHSLHVHMDGARLMNACVATGRQPTAYTQHVDSVSMCFSKGLGAPIGSIVAGPRPFVTRCHRFRKMFGGGMRQVGILAAAALYALDHNIERLAEDHANARRLAEALAELPGIKLDPRTVETNIVIFDVEPGFATAADLVARLRERDVWMLPTAPQKVRAVTHLDVSRDQIEYAIGVFRELCCGAKSASVR, from the coding sequence ATGACGCCCGTTGACCTGCGGAGCGACACCGTCACGCGACCGTCGCCGGGCATGCGCGCGGCCATCGCCGCCGCCGAGGTCGGCGACGACGTGCTGGGTGACGATCCGACGGTAATTCGGCTCCAGGAGCGGATGGCCGGAATGCTCGGCCAGGAAGCGGCGCTGTACGTGCCGTCCGGGTCGATGGCGAACCAGGTCGCGATCCGATCGGTGACCGAGCCCGGCGACGAGATCATCTGCGCCGAGGCCACGCACAGCTACAACTTCGAGGCCGGCGGGCCGGCGGCGCTATCCGGCGTCAGCATCCGCCCGATTCCCGGCTTCCGCGGCGTGTTCACCGCGGCCGAGGTCGAGGCGCTCGTCCGGCCGAACAACGTGCATTACCCGCGCTCGCGCATGGTCATCATCGAAAACACGAACAACCGCGGCGGCGGCAGCATCTGGCCGGTGGAACAGGTGGCGGAGATTCACGCGGTTGCCCGGCGGCACAGCCTGCACGTGCACATGGACGGCGCGCGGCTGATGAACGCGTGCGTCGCGACCGGCCGCCAGCCGACGGCCTACACGCAGCACGTGGACTCCGTGTCGATGTGCTTCTCGAAGGGTCTGGGGGCGCCGATCGGCTCGATCGTTGCCGGCCCGCGGCCATTCGTGACGCGCTGCCACCGCTTCCGCAAGATGTTCGGCGGGGGCATGCGGCAGGTGGGGATCCTGGCGGCGGCGGCGCTCTACGCGCTGGATCACAACATCGAGCGGCTCGCGGAGGATCACGCCAATGCCCGGCGACTGGCGGAGGCGCTCGCCGAGTTGCCCGGAATCAAGCTCGATCCGCGGACGGTCGAGACGAACATCGTGATCTTCGACGTCGAGCCAGGGTTCGCGACGGCAGCGGACCTGGTCGCGCGGCTGCGCGAGCGCGACGTATGGATGCTGCCGACAGCGCCGCAGAAGGTACGGGCGGTGACGCATCTCGACGTGTCGCGTGACCAGATCGAGTATGCGATTGGCGTGTTCCGCGAGTTGTGCTGCGGCGCGAAGTCAGCGTCTGTACGTTAG
- a CDS encoding PQQ-dependent sugar dehydrogenase gives MTLTRIASGFTAPVGLVAPNDNTGRLFVVDQVGVIHVTSATGTVSLTPLLDLRDRLDTLNSAYDERGLLSMALHPSFTSNGRFYVFYNTPPSEDAPAGAATEVRVSEFSVSAVNPNQANVSTERVLLRVAKPATNHNGGQLAFGPDGFLYIGLGDGGGAGDTGTGHTLLIGNAQDTTNLFGAILRIDVNSGSPYGIPATNPFAASLTSRPEIYAYGLRNPWRFSFDTTPGGATRLIAGDVGQALVEEIDIIELGGNYGWNIREGALCFNPLSFSTPLSTCSSLGPDGSTLQAPILEYRHTDDAGKAFGTAVVGGYVYRGSTLAALRGLYVFGDYSAGGGTRGKIFTATEGTTAWTMAEVKIAGTTDGRIGRYVLGFGRDAANELYVLTSAVSGPIGTTGAVDQITGFE, from the coding sequence ATGACGCTCACACGCATCGCCAGCGGCTTCACGGCGCCCGTGGGACTGGTCGCGCCCAATGACAACACCGGCCGGCTGTTCGTCGTCGATCAGGTTGGCGTGATCCATGTCACGAGCGCGACTGGAACCGTATCGCTGACGCCGCTGCTTGACCTGCGCGACCGGCTGGACACGCTCAATTCCGCGTACGACGAGCGCGGGTTGCTGAGCATGGCGCTACACCCGAGCTTCACAAGCAACGGCCGGTTCTACGTGTTCTACAACACGCCGCCGAGCGAAGACGCGCCGGCCGGGGCGGCCACCGAGGTGCGCGTGTCCGAGTTCAGCGTGTCCGCTGTCAATCCGAACCAGGCCAACGTCAGCACCGAGCGCGTGCTGCTGCGCGTCGCCAAGCCGGCGACCAATCACAATGGCGGCCAGCTCGCGTTCGGGCCGGACGGGTTCCTGTACATTGGGCTGGGTGACGGCGGCGGCGCCGGCGACACCGGCACGGGCCACACGCTGCTGATCGGCAACGCCCAGGACACGACCAATCTGTTTGGCGCCATCCTGCGGATCGACGTGAACAGCGGCAGTCCCTACGGCATCCCGGCCACGAACCCCTTTGCCGCCAGCTTGACGTCCCGGCCGGAAATCTACGCGTACGGCCTGCGCAACCCGTGGCGGTTTTCGTTCGACACGACGCCCGGCGGCGCAACACGCCTGATCGCCGGCGACGTCGGCCAGGCTTTGGTCGAGGAGATCGATATCATCGAACTGGGCGGGAACTACGGCTGGAACATCCGGGAAGGCGCGCTGTGCTTCAATCCCCTGAGCTTCAGCACGCCGCTATCGACGTGCAGCAGCCTCGGGCCCGACGGCTCGACGTTGCAGGCCCCGATCCTGGAGTACCGCCATACGGATGACGCCGGCAAAGCCTTCGGGACGGCGGTGGTCGGCGGCTACGTGTATCGCGGGTCGACGCTCGCCGCGCTGCGCGGGCTCTACGTATTTGGCGACTACTCGGCGGGTGGCGGCACACGCGGCAAGATCTTCACGGCGACGGAGGGGACGACGGCGTGGACGATGGCCGAGGTGAAGATTGCCGGCACGACCGACGGGCGGATCGGGCGCTACGTACTGGGTTTCGGGCGTGACGCTGCCAATGAGTTGTACGTGCTGACAAGCGCCGTGAGCGGGCCGATCGGCACGACCGGCGCGGTTGACCAGATCACCGGATTTGAGTGA
- a CDS encoding DUF4932 domain-containing protein, translating into MYIVALCVSAVLLPALPQAATSQPAALVARVDPRVELMSIIFRLAGHPEYNMPNSQSAYSTAVEEQFGGFRDHAVVKLARELRARRGVSYDAVMSMAVHLTDTRELKERVPFDLPPARLDQRWHAAEAREFLERAREFVAESKFNDFCTAQRKLYSAAGKRLTKKLNERGYLKWFDKFFGARPGAEFHVFVGLLNGGGNYGVGIRYPDGREEITPVIGVSEFDDEGVPEFGDGLVPTVVHEFCHSYTNPLVDTHFAALQPAAERIFAHCEDTMRDQAYGSAQTVLYESLVRACVVRYTHATDGASAAKRQIEAEHARGFEWIGELAERLAEYEANRAKYPTLDAFMPRIVAFFNEYAPRYEALQKDAPQVKSMTPVNGAQDVDPNLKEIRIEFDRPMRDQSWSIVGGGPHFPELAGKPAYDAARRVLTVPVRLKPGWSYEFWLNRNEYRGFVSEDGQPLKPVAVTFETRAE; encoded by the coding sequence ATGTACATCGTGGCACTGTGTGTGTCAGCGGTCCTGCTGCCGGCGCTGCCGCAGGCGGCCACTTCGCAGCCGGCGGCGCTGGTGGCGCGGGTCGATCCGCGCGTTGAGCTAATGAGCATCATCTTCCGGCTGGCCGGGCATCCGGAATACAACATGCCGAATTCGCAGTCGGCGTACTCCACGGCCGTCGAGGAGCAGTTCGGCGGCTTTCGCGATCACGCCGTCGTCAAGCTGGCGCGCGAGCTGCGGGCCCGCCGGGGTGTGAGCTACGACGCCGTGATGAGCATGGCGGTGCATCTGACGGACACGCGCGAGCTCAAGGAGCGGGTGCCGTTCGACCTGCCGCCGGCGCGGCTGGACCAGCGCTGGCACGCGGCGGAGGCACGCGAGTTCCTGGAACGCGCCCGGGAGTTTGTCGCCGAGTCCAAGTTCAACGACTTCTGCACGGCGCAGCGCAAGCTATACAGTGCCGCGGGCAAGCGGCTGACGAAGAAGCTTAACGAGCGCGGCTACTTGAAGTGGTTCGACAAGTTCTTCGGCGCGCGGCCCGGCGCGGAGTTCCACGTTTTCGTTGGCCTGCTCAACGGCGGGGGCAACTACGGCGTGGGGATCCGCTATCCCGACGGGCGCGAGGAAATCACGCCGGTCATCGGCGTGTCGGAGTTCGACGACGAAGGCGTTCCCGAGTTTGGCGACGGCCTCGTGCCGACCGTCGTCCACGAATTCTGCCATTCGTACACCAACCCGCTGGTGGATACGCACTTCGCCGCGCTGCAGCCGGCGGCCGAGCGCATCTTTGCCCATTGCGAGGACACCATGCGCGACCAGGCGTACGGATCGGCGCAGACCGTGCTGTATGAATCGCTGGTGCGGGCCTGCGTGGTCCGGTACACGCACGCGACGGACGGCGCCAGCGCCGCCAAGCGCCAGATCGAGGCCGAGCACGCGCGCGGCTTCGAATGGATCGGCGAACTCGCGGAGCGGCTGGCGGAGTACGAGGCGAACCGCGCGAAATACCCGACGCTCGACGCGTTCATGCCGCGGATCGTCGCGTTCTTCAATGAATACGCGCCGCGCTACGAGGCTCTCCAGAAGGATGCGCCGCAGGTCAAGTCGATGACGCCGGTGAACGGCGCCCAGGATGTGGATCCCAACCTGAAGGAAATCCGCATCGAGTTCGACCGGCCGATGCGCGACCAGTCGTGGTCGATCGTCGGCGGTGGTCCGCACTTCCCCGAGCTCGCCGGCAAGCCGGCGTACGATGCTGCTCGCCGCGTGCTGACGGTTCCGGTCAGGCTGAAACCGGGATGGTCGTACGAGTTCTGGCTCAACCGGAATGAATACCGTGGCTTTGTGAGCGAGGACGGTCAGCCACTCAAGCCGGTCGCCGTGACGTTTGAAACGCGAGCGGAGTAG
- a CDS encoding 2,3-bisphosphoglycerate-independent phosphoglycerate mutase — MASTVVKCRPCILLVRDGWGENPDPKWDHANTIKLAQPPVDARLRAEWPRTLIQTSGFDVGLPEGTMGNSEVGHQNIGAGRIVDQDSVRITKAIRDGSFFQNAELVAAVETCLARRGRLHVFGLASDIGVHSLLEHLYGVVELAARRGLKEVYVHCFTDGRDSPPNSGIGYVQQIEAQLRRIGVGQIASVCGRYWAMDRDNRWDRVARAYRMLVHGDADAAPSATEAMQRYYDHPTEANMQGDEFVTPTVISPDGRRPLATVRDGDAIAYFNFRGDRPRELTKAFTLDEFPYRAQDKTGATVQMGFDRGKKLDVHYVTMTAYEQGLPVKVAYPKLPKMANIAGEYLSKLGLRQFRCAETEKYAHVTFFFNDYREEPFPGEERQLVASPSVATYDLQPEMSAYGVTELMLKRIATGVDDFIVLNYANPDMVGHTGSIPAAVKACKAVDECVGRVYDAIMQAGGCGIITADHGNFELMIDPETGGPHTAHTTFPVPLYVFGESFRGARLREGGRLADVMPTALTMMGLPVPPEMTGRSLLVC, encoded by the coding sequence ATGGCGTCGACGGTGGTGAAGTGCCGGCCATGTATCTTGCTTGTGCGCGACGGATGGGGCGAGAACCCGGACCCGAAATGGGACCATGCCAATACGATCAAGCTGGCGCAGCCGCCGGTGGACGCGCGGCTGCGGGCCGAGTGGCCGCGCACGCTGATTCAGACCAGCGGTTTCGATGTCGGGCTGCCCGAGGGGACGATGGGCAACAGCGAGGTCGGGCACCAGAACATCGGCGCCGGGCGGATCGTGGACCAGGACTCCGTGCGGATCACCAAGGCCATCCGCGACGGCTCGTTCTTTCAGAATGCCGAGCTGGTGGCGGCCGTCGAGACGTGCCTGGCGCGCCGCGGTCGGCTGCATGTTTTTGGCCTGGCCAGCGATATCGGCGTGCACTCGCTGCTGGAGCACCTGTACGGCGTCGTGGAGCTGGCGGCGCGCCGGGGCCTGAAAGAGGTCTACGTGCACTGCTTCACGGACGGCCGCGACTCGCCGCCGAACAGCGGCATCGGCTACGTGCAGCAGATCGAGGCGCAGCTCCGCCGGATCGGCGTGGGTCAGATTGCCAGCGTGTGCGGGCGCTACTGGGCGATGGACCGCGACAACCGCTGGGACCGCGTGGCCCGGGCCTACCGGATGCTCGTGCACGGCGACGCGGACGCGGCGCCCAGCGCGACCGAGGCCATGCAGCGCTACTACGACCACCCGACCGAAGCGAACATGCAGGGCGACGAGTTCGTAACGCCCACGGTGATCAGCCCGGATGGCCGGCGGCCGCTGGCGACGGTGCGCGACGGCGACGCGATCGCGTACTTCAACTTCCGCGGCGACCGGCCGCGCGAGCTGACCAAGGCCTTCACGCTCGACGAGTTTCCCTATCGGGCGCAGGACAAGACCGGGGCCACGGTGCAGATGGGCTTCGACCGCGGCAAGAAGCTCGACGTCCACTACGTGACGATGACGGCGTACGAGCAAGGGCTGCCTGTGAAGGTCGCGTACCCGAAGCTGCCGAAGATGGCCAACATCGCCGGTGAGTACCTGTCGAAGCTCGGTTTGCGCCAATTCCGCTGCGCCGAGACCGAAAAGTACGCGCACGTGACGTTCTTCTTCAACGACTACCGCGAGGAGCCGTTCCCCGGCGAGGAGCGGCAACTCGTCGCGTCGCCGAGCGTCGCAACGTACGACCTGCAGCCGGAGATGTCGGCATACGGTGTGACCGAGCTGATGTTGAAGCGGATCGCGACCGGCGTCGACGATTTCATCGTGCTGAACTATGCGAACCCGGACATGGTCGGGCACACGGGCTCGATTCCCGCCGCGGTGAAGGCGTGTAAGGCCGTCGATGAGTGCGTCGGCAGGGTCTATGACGCGATCATGCAGGCCGGCGGCTGCGGGATCATCACGGCGGACCACGGCAATTTCGAGCTGATGATCGATCCGGAGACAGGCGGGCCGCACACGGCGCATACGACGTTTCCGGTGCCGCTGTACGTCTTCGGCGAGTCGTTCCGCGGCGCGCGGCTGCGCGAAGGCGGGCGGCTGGCGGACGTCATGCCGACCGCGCTGACGATGATGGGGCTGCCCGTCCCGCCGGAGATGACGGGGCGCTCGTTGCTGGTGTGCTGA
- a CDS encoding GDP-L-fucose synthase codes for MQSPPKPNRPSPRPTTSGRVGIAHLEHSVTAQSWPDRRICVTGGAGFLGSFIIERLVAKGARRENIFVPLIQDFDLTREADVARMYDAARPDLVIHLAAEVGGIGANRQRPGRFFYANMAMGLHLIEHARQRGVAKFVQVGTICAYPKFTPVPFREDDLWNGYPEETNAPYGIAKKALLVMCQSYRAQYGLNAIYLLPVNLYGPRDNFDLHTSHVIPAMIRKFWEAKQNGAGEVVLWGDGSPTREFLYVEDAALGIVTAAARYDGAAPVNLGNGREIRIKDLADIIAREIGYMGRIVWDTTQPNGQPRRCLDVTRARELFGFEARTPFEDGLRWTIAWYRDHAREIVSHG; via the coding sequence ATGCAGAGTCCGCCGAAACCGAATCGACCGAGCCCCCGGCCGACGACAAGCGGTAGGGTGGGCATCGCCCACCTGGAGCACTCCGTGACCGCGCAATCCTGGCCCGACCGTCGCATCTGCGTCACCGGCGGCGCCGGATTTCTCGGCTCGTTCATCATTGAGCGACTGGTCGCCAAAGGCGCCCGCCGCGAGAACATCTTCGTTCCGCTGATCCAGGACTTTGATCTGACGCGCGAGGCCGACGTCGCGCGCATGTACGACGCCGCCCGGCCGGACCTCGTCATCCACCTCGCAGCCGAGGTCGGCGGTATCGGCGCCAACCGGCAGCGCCCCGGCCGCTTCTTCTACGCGAACATGGCGATGGGCCTGCACCTGATCGAGCACGCCCGCCAGCGCGGCGTCGCCAAGTTCGTCCAGGTCGGCACCATCTGCGCGTACCCGAAATTCACGCCGGTGCCGTTCCGCGAGGATGATTTGTGGAACGGCTACCCGGAAGAGACGAACGCCCCGTACGGCATCGCAAAGAAGGCGCTGCTCGTCATGTGCCAGTCGTACCGCGCGCAGTACGGCCTGAACGCGATCTACCTGCTGCCGGTGAACCTGTACGGCCCGCGCGACAACTTCGACCTGCACACGTCGCACGTCATCCCGGCGATGATCCGCAAGTTCTGGGAAGCCAAGCAGAACGGTGCCGGCGAGGTCGTGCTCTGGGGTGACGGCTCGCCGACGCGCGAGTTCCTGTACGTCGAGGACGCCGCCCTGGGGATCGTCACCGCCGCCGCCCGGTACGACGGCGCCGCGCCGGTGAATCTCGGCAACGGCCGCGAGATCCGGATCAAGGACCTGGCGGACATCATCGCGCGCGAGATCGGCTACATGGGCCGGATCGTCTGGGACACGACGCAACCCAACGGCCAGCCGCGCCGTTGTCTCGACGTGACCCGCGCGCGGGAGCTGTTCGGCTTCGAGGCCCGGACGCCGTTCGAGGACGGCCTGCGGTGGACGATCGCGTGGTATCGCGACCACGCGCGCGAAATCGTCAGCCACGGCTGA